One genomic segment of Bacilli bacterium PM5-9 includes these proteins:
- a CDS encoding exfoliative toxin A/B (product_source=KO:K11041; cog=COG1275; ko=KO:K11041; pfam=PF03595; transmembrane_helix_parts=Outside_1_3,TMhelix_4_26,Inside_27_30,TMhelix_31_53,Outside_54_67,TMhelix_68_90,Inside_91_98,TMhelix_99_121,Outside_122_130,TMhelix_131_153,Inside_154_157,TMhelix_158_180,Outside_181_215,TMhelix_216_233,Inside_234_244,TMhelix_245_267,Outside_268_281,TMhelix_282_304,Inside_305_321), with product MKKLLQIIPVPICGLILGLASLGNLFKQYNYFFIGNIFGVIAAILLTLIILKILFTFDDVKKSLKDPIIASTSPTFTMSIMVLCTYLVAIDELQTISKFIWMLAVVGQYALATYFIYNFVIKEKLKIENLYPSWFVIFVGIGVISVTSSKFILVVGQVSFLIGLFFYAILLPIVIYRVFIVKNMPNPTLPLITIMAAPGALETTGYLNAFEHPNKIMVLVLLIISQITYWVVVSKVVRMIKLPFYPSYAAFTFPLVINAIAIASANVFINNCGLHFEFIDKLALVELVIALGAVIYVLCRYLNYLVNQFIGDMNVSLIKNS from the coding sequence ATGAAAAAACTTTTGCAAATAATTCCAGTGCCAATTTGTGGGTTAATATTAGGATTGGCTTCTTTAGGGAATTTATTTAAACAATATAATTATTTTTTTATAGGTAATATTTTTGGTGTTATAGCTGCAATATTATTAACACTAATTATTTTGAAAATATTATTTACATTTGATGATGTTAAAAAGAGTTTAAAAGATCCAATTATAGCATCAACATCTCCAACATTTACAATGTCAATCATGGTTTTATGTACTTACTTAGTTGCGATTGATGAATTACAAACTATCTCAAAATTTATTTGGATGCTTGCGGTTGTTGGACAATACGCACTAGCAACTTATTTTATTTATAACTTTGTTATCAAGGAAAAATTAAAAATTGAAAACTTATATCCAAGTTGGTTTGTTATTTTTGTAGGAATTGGAGTAATTTCAGTAACAAGTTCGAAATTTATTTTAGTTGTTGGGCAAGTTAGTTTTTTAATAGGTTTATTTTTCTATGCAATTCTTTTGCCAATAGTTATTTATCGAGTATTTATTGTTAAAAATATGCCTAATCCTACATTACCTTTAATTACAATTATGGCAGCACCAGGTGCATTGGAAACGACAGGTTACTTAAATGCTTTTGAGCATCCAAATAAAATTATGGTTTTAGTATTATTAATAATATCACAAATTACCTATTGGGTTGTTGTATCTAAGGTTGTTAGAATGATAAAATTACCTTTTTATCCTAGCTATGCTGCATTTACATTTCCATTAGTAATTAATGCGATTGCAATAGCGAGTGCTAATGTATTTATAAATAATTGTGGTTTACATTTTGAGTTTATTGATAAACTTGCTTTAGTTGAACTAGTGATTGCTCTTGGAGCAGTAATTTATGTTTTATGTCGTTATTTAAATTATTTAGTAAATCAATTCATCGGCGATATGAATGTAAGCTTAATAAAAAACAGCTAA
- a CDS encoding repressor LexA (product_source=KO:K01356; cath_funfam=1.10.260.40,2.10.109.10; cog=COG1974; ko=KO:K01356; pfam=PF00717,PF13443; smart=SM00530; superfamily=47413,51306), producing the protein MINNDFVNKILHYEGLSASELAIIMDVNKSTVHRWINGDIENIKMDKLLDLATKLDVNPIWMMGKSDIYRFSDYQENKSSRNFNKAVPMAGSGSCGLGDFNDATITEWLNTPLEWLGSNPDDYFWALANGDSMTGSGIISGSRLLFKQQKTLKNGDIGAFHLNGEDYIKKFEKKDDTIVLISTNIDYDPIIVTKNDDFRIIAKLVMQVTDF; encoded by the coding sequence ATGATTAATAATGACTTTGTCAATAAAATTCTTCACTATGAAGGACTAAGTGCCAGTGAACTTGCTATTATAATGGATGTTAATAAATCTACTGTTCATCGTTGGATTAATGGTGATATAGAAAATATCAAAATGGATAAGCTTCTTGATTTAGCAACCAAGTTAGATGTTAATCCTATTTGGATGATGGGAAAAAGTGATATTTACCGTTTTAGTGATTATCAAGAAAATAAGAGTAGTAGAAATTTCAATAAAGCTGTTCCAATGGCTGGCTCTGGTAGTTGTGGTTTGGGTGATTTCAATGATGCAACAATAACTGAATGGCTTAATACACCTCTTGAGTGGCTTGGTAGCAATCCTGATGATTATTTTTGGGCATTGGCTAATGGTGATTCAATGACTGGTTCTGGTATCATTAGTGGATCACGTCTATTATTTAAACAACAAAAAACTTTAAAGAATGGTGATATTGGTGCTTTTCATTTAAATGGTGAAGACTATATTAAAAAATTTGAAAAGAAAGATGATACAATTGTTTTAATTAGCACAAATATTGATTATGATCCAATTATTGTAACAAAAAACGATGATTTTAGAATCATCGCTAAATTGGTAATGCAGGTAACTGATTTTTAA
- a CDS encoding ribosomal protein S18 acetylase RimI-like enzyme (product_source=COG0456; cath_funfam=3.40.630.30; cog=COG0456; pfam=PF00583; superfamily=55729), with translation MENNYKIITGLKNIDNNKIKEMLNEYSQLDSVATCGEKFCENLDDLASSYGDDVGNFYVIKNKDTDEYIGCVGYTITRPNQIKIKRLYIREQYRGNGYARLLINKLLNEAKEKQFENIFLITNHKMEPAINLYKTLDFEVVLDNCVVRMELNI, from the coding sequence ATGGAAAACAATTATAAAATAATAACTGGATTAAAGAATATTGATAATAATAAAATAAAAGAAATGTTAAATGAGTATTCACAATTAGATTCTGTTGCAACATGCGGGGAAAAGTTTTGTGAAAACTTAGATGATTTAGCAAGTTCTTATGGTGATGATGTTGGTAATTTTTATGTAATCAAAAACAAAGACACTGATGAGTATATTGGTTGTGTTGGTTATACAATAACAAGACCTAATCAAATTAAAATAAAAAGATTATATATTAGAGAACAATATCGTGGCAATGGTTATGCTAGATTATTAATAAATAAATTACTTAATGAAGCTAAAGAAAAACAATTTGAAAATATCTTTTTAATTACAAATCATAAAATGGAACCAGCAATTAACTTATATAAAACATTAGACTTTGAAGTAGTCCTTGATAATTGTGTAGTAAGAATGGAATTAAACATTTAA
- a CDS encoding ribosomal-protein-alanine N-acetyltransferase (product_source=KO:K03790; cath_funfam=3.40.630.30; cog=COG1670; ko=KO:K03790; pfam=PF00583; superfamily=55729): MVFETKRLKVEKAVQADIEKIIEIESHPDNRDFLWIGTFEEHCAEINDPLQMLMVIKEKSSDEIVGYLLARINEKSNSYELRRIAITIKQKGYGKETMQGLFAYVFKNLKLNKIWLDVYPDNNVGIALYEKLGMHRDGVLRESDLCDRGYIDQIIYSLLRNEYI; encoded by the coding sequence ATGGTTTTTGAAACAAAGAGATTAAAGGTGGAAAAGGCAGTACAGGCTGATATTGAAAAGATTATTGAAATTGAAAGTCATCCAGATAATAGAGATTTTTTATGGATTGGTACTTTTGAAGAACATTGTGCTGAAATAAATGATCCCTTACAAATGTTAATGGTAATTAAAGAAAAAAGTTCTGATGAAATTGTAGGGTATCTTTTAGCAAGAATTAATGAAAAATCTAATTCGTATGAGTTAAGAAGAATTGCAATCACTATAAAACAAAAAGGATATGGTAAAGAAACAATGCAAGGTTTATTTGCATATGTCTTTAAAAACCTAAAACTAAACAAAATATGGTTAGATGTTTATCCAGATAATAATGTAGGAATTGCTTTATATGAAAAATTAGGAATGCATCGTGATGGTGTATTAAGAGAAAGTGATTTATGTGATCGTGGTTACATAGATCAAATAATTTACTCGCTATTAAGAAATGAATATATTTAA
- a CDS encoding two-component system response regulator RegX3 (product_source=KO:K07776; cath_funfam=1.10.10.10,3.40.50.2300; cog=COG0745; ko=KO:K07776; pfam=PF00072,PF00486; smart=SM00448; superfamily=52172) produces MNKILMIDDDNEFISVFSELLITNDFVVDCIDNAKDGIEMAQSNNYDLIIIDLYLKKFTGFQVLELLREKNVNSKIIILTNSVDDVDESKALYLDIDEYLRKTTSFKIMIQRIKRVLSSATQINKGADVLRSDSERVIINIRERLVTKNNEVIHLSNLEFDLLCLFLQNKNVLLSRETILEKVWRLGENEVFIESRTVDVHVKNLRNKLNIKAIVTVRGMGYRWYEK; encoded by the coding sequence GTGAATAAAATTTTAATGATTGATGATGATAATGAGTTTATAAGTGTTTTTTCTGAGCTATTAATAACTAATGATTTTGTTGTTGATTGTATTGATAATGCAAAGGATGGTATAGAGATGGCTCAAAGTAATAATTATGATTTAATTATTATTGATTTGTATTTAAAAAAGTTTACAGGATTTCAAGTGTTAGAATTGTTAAGAGAAAAGAATGTTAATTCTAAAATAATTATTTTAACTAATTCAGTGGATGATGTTGATGAATCGAAAGCTTTATATTTAGATATTGATGAATATTTAAGAAAAACGACTAGTTTTAAAATAATGATTCAAAGAATTAAGAGGGTTTTAAGTTCAGCTACTCAAATAAATAAAGGTGCTGATGTATTAAGAAGTGATTCTGAAAGAGTTATTATTAATATTAGAGAACGACTAGTTACTAAAAACAATGAAGTTATTCATTTAAGTAATTTAGAATTTGATTTATTATGTTTATTTTTACAAAATAAAAATGTTTTGCTTAGTAGAGAAACTATTTTAGAAAAAGTTTGGCGTTTAGGTGAAAATGAAGTTTTTATTGAGTCAAGAACAGTTGATGTTCATGTTAAAAATTTAAGGAATAAATTAAATATAAAAGCTATTGTAACAGTAAGAGGAATGGGTTATCGCTGGTATGAAAAGTAA
- a CDS encoding signal transduction histidine kinase (product_source=COG0642; cath_funfam=1.10.287.130,3.30.565.10; cog=COG0642; pfam=PF02518; smart=SM00387; superfamily=140612,158472,47384,55874; transmembrane_helix_parts=Inside_1_6,TMhelix_7_29,Outside_30_140,TMhelix_141_163,Inside_164_452), whose amino-acid sequence MKSNKKWRLFFALSIILYFCAVLISGVIINEIPNLYSKLQVSNNKKIEQTITSYLENNNFNNLETLNKENTIDFVVINKKTNEILYSSIENLNEDNIELLNDNANEKLISSRTVFDVDSSNVEYEVILISYYISPQDTFDIWIIALLIIISILLSLIAIALMVLFHKYIKPLHSLKDTIQKVSAFQLNFLNKSKNNSEYGDLTKQLIDFSQELDQNIKNTGYQYSQLEKSLMIQNEETNYKNKLLGSLAHDLKAPLALINLNIEKLSLTSNESESIIYEKIQNQIQDVVEDINDMNTIVFDSHNNSVDHIEKIDLVSLILDCYQVINDLFDSKNFKVEFAMDEEVIIEANLIRMKQLINNAYLNIYNHALMNAEVVVSCYKENDKIIMSFYNDAKQLSQEQLQKVFNVFYSADDNNGNSGIGLYTMKIIAEEINGQISMKNQGDGIVIEVVI is encoded by the coding sequence ATGAAAAGTAATAAAAAATGGCGATTGTTTTTTGCTTTAAGTATTATTCTTTATTTTTGTGCTGTTCTAATTAGTGGTGTGATAATTAATGAAATACCAAATTTATATAGTAAACTACAAGTTTCTAATAATAAAAAAATAGAACAAACAATCACAAGCTATTTAGAAAATAACAATTTTAATAATCTTGAAACGTTAAATAAAGAAAATACAATTGATTTTGTTGTTATAAATAAAAAGACAAATGAAATATTATATAGTAGTATTGAAAATTTAAATGAAGATAATATTGAATTATTAAATGATAATGCTAATGAAAAGTTAATATCAAGCCGAACTGTTTTTGATGTTGATAGTTCAAATGTAGAGTATGAAGTTATTTTGATTAGTTATTATATTTCTCCACAAGATACTTTTGATATTTGGATTATTGCTTTACTAATTATAATATCAATTTTGTTGTCTTTGATTGCAATTGCTTTAATGGTTTTATTCCATAAATATATAAAACCATTGCATAGTTTAAAAGACACTATTCAAAAAGTTAGTGCTTTTCAATTAAACTTTTTAAATAAATCTAAAAATAATAGTGAATATGGTGATTTAACAAAACAATTAATTGATTTCTCACAAGAATTAGATCAAAACATTAAAAATACTGGTTATCAATATAGCCAGCTAGAAAAAAGTTTGATGATTCAAAATGAAGAAACTAATTATAAAAACAAACTTTTAGGTTCACTTGCTCATGATTTAAAAGCTCCATTGGCTTTAATTAATTTGAACATTGAAAAATTAAGTTTAACTTCAAATGAAAGTGAATCAATTATTTATGAAAAAATTCAAAATCAAATTCAAGATGTAGTAGAAGATATTAATGATATGAATACTATTGTTTTTGATTCGCATAATAATAGTGTTGATCATATTGAAAAAATTGATTTGGTTAGTCTGATTTTAGATTGTTACCAAGTTATTAATGATTTATTTGATAGTAAAAATTTCAAAGTTGAGTTTGCTATGGATGAAGAAGTTATTATTGAGGCGAATTTAATTAGAATGAAACAACTTATTAATAATGCATATTTAAATATTTATAATCATGCTTTAATGAATGCTGAGGTTGTTGTTAGTTGTTATAAAGAGAATGATAAAATTATTATGTCATTTTATAATGATGCTAAACAATTAAGTCAAGAACAACTTCAAAAGGTATTTAATGTCTTTTATAGTGCTGATGATAATAATGGTAATTCAGGTATTGGTTTATATACAATGAAAATTATCGCCGAGGAAATAAATGGGCAAATATCAATGAAAAACCAAGGTGATGGAATTGTAATTGAGGTGGTGATTTAA